One genomic segment of Gemmatimonadaceae bacterium includes these proteins:
- a CDS encoding cold-shock protein, with protein MARITGTVKWFNDAKGFGFISREGGPDVFVHFSAISGSGFKSLAEGDRVEFEVVQGQKGPQAADVTKVA; from the coding sequence ATGGCACGCATCACGGGAACGGTGAAGTGGTTCAACGACGCGAAGGGATTCGGGTTCATCTCGCGAGAAGGAGGGCCTGACGTGTTCGTACACTTCAGCGCAATATCAGGCAGTGGTTTCAAGTCTCTCGCCGAGGGCGATCGCGTTGAGTTCGAGGTCGTTCAAGGTCAGAAAGGTCCGCAGGCAGCCGACGTGACAAAGGTCGCGTAG